The nucleotide sequence CGAATAACGTGACCAACTCCACCACTGCCACCATAGCGGTTTTGAAGGAAACCGACTATGCTCCAGTGGCCAATGCTGGCGATGCGGTGATCTTATACTTGCCAAACAATAATGTCACCCTGAATGGAACAGCTAGTTCGGATGATCACGAGATCGTGGCCTGGGAGTGGACCAAGGATGCCAGCGATGAGGCCAAGGCTGTGGATATGCAGAATACGAGAACTCCCTATGTGCAGTTGTCCAATCTGGAGGAGGGCATGTACACCTTTGTACTCAAAGTCACCGATGGCAGTGGGCAATCCAGTACGGCCAAGGTCCATGTCTTTGTGAAGCCCCCAACGAATTCCCCGCCAGTTGCTGAGGCAGGAACTAATACGGTATGTTTTGGTTAGGGATAATCATTCATCCAGTCTAAAAGTTACCTCTTTACAGACCACTAGCTTACCTATTAACTGGGTGCTTCTGAATGGATCCGAATCCAAAGATGATATTGGTATCAAGAGTTATATGTGGAGGCAACTGAGTGGACCCAATAATGCTGTCATTTTGAAGTCCAACTCATCGGTGAGTGGCTACCAACTTGTAATCCTGAAACCTATTTAACTTAATCCGATTCCACAGATTGCTAATGCAACTTCCTTAACACTGGGTCTTTATGAGTTTGAGTTGAGTGTGGCAGATGAAAACAATAATACGGCCACGGACACCACCTGGGTGAAGATTGTTCAGGGTAAATATCTAATCCTTATTTCTCAGTTTACCAAAGTTCCTAACTATACAATCTTTCCAAACCAGAACGTAATGCTGCCCCGATAGCCAACGCTGGTGGAGATCACACCATCACCCTGCCAGCCACAGCCATCTATTTCAATGGTTCCAAGTCTTGGGATGATCTGGCCGTGGTCAAGTATGTTTGGACCCGCGATGAGCACAGCCTGGCAGCTGGTGTGATTGTGGCGGATACTGACAAAGAACCAGTTATGATTGTGAGTAAGGGATGAACCTCTAGATCAACTAATACTAATATTATGTATTATGTCTTTCCAGTTGACCAATCTAGTCCAAGGTCGCTATGTTTTCACCCTGACTGTGAGCGATGATCAGGGGTTGACTAGTTCAGATACTGTCAGCGTGAATGTACGACGCGATCCCAAGCTGTTGAACCTAGTTCAAATGACCCTGCCCATGGGCATCTCTGTTCTGGCACAATCCGAACTGGATTCTGTGGTGCAGAAACTGCAGCTTCTGCTGGGAGATGAGAACAAGATACAGGTCAGGGAGCTCAAATATGATCTGCATACGGATGCCACTGTGCTGGTGTTTTATGTAAACGATGGACAGGGAAAGGCACTAGATGGATTGCAAGTGGAACGGCAGCTAAGGACACAGCTCCAGAAAGATGCATCTATCCTAGGGGCATTCGCTGTCGACATTCGCACCACCGTTTGTCAAAATGATTGCTCCGGTCATGGTACCTGTAATCCCATTACCAGAGCCTGCATATGTGAGGCATTCTGGATGCCATCAGCGGGCTACTTCTTCAACAATCAGGAGGCCAATTGTGGTAAGTACTAGAAGTTCTTAGTTAGATTTTTGATAATAccttttaattatattttacaGATTGGTCTATTTTATATGTGTTTGTGGGAGTGATTGTGGGCTGTCTTTTGCTATCTGGAGTATTTTGGGGTATAGCCTGTGCCTGCAGACAATCAAAAAAGCCGCGACTTCGccaaaaagtacaaaaatatTCATTGATTGGTAATAAGGATGAAGAAGCAGCCAATTGTGAGTATAAATTAATACTTTATCTAGTAGAAACATATGCATTTGATAACGTTTTTCTCCCCAGACTCTCGCAACACATCGCTGACCGAATCGGAGACGGATTCCGATGTCCTTTTCGAGACCCGCACCAAGTCCAATGGCCTGGGCAAGCACAAGTCGCACAATTCGCACAGTCATGGCCATGGAAGTAGTGGAGGCAGCCTATCTTCCGGTCGAGAGGGTCACAAGTATGGAACACAAAAGTTGGGCCGCAAAATTAAGGCATAAAAGTATAGACATCGGGATATGGAGATCTATATGTGTGTGTTAGTCGATCTACTATACTGTGTGTGTGATATCTATTTTGTATTTCTATATTGTACTCGGATCTTTTGTACTTTCCGCAAAACTCGTCTGAAGTGAAGTTGTCTATAAGTTCCTTTATGTGCAATTATGTTTAAGTTAAGAcctattgtttttattattttaagctGCTGCTGTGcaacaaatattatttataacgTTTATGTTTACTGCATTTTTACTGCGATACTTTttatgtgtgtatatatataggcATAGCTGTTCACAATCAATGTAACAAACGACATGTAACTGCTTAAAAGTGCATTATTACCCACATTAAACAAAACCAATAGATGAATTagggtttttttgttttagatGGGAAGGTGGGGGAGTCAAATATCAATGGCTTCACTTGACTATCGATCATTCATCACTTTATTTGGGTAATTTGTATGCAAAAGACATATCAACCAAATGAATGCTGCATgcatttaaaaacattttttctttgGCGGCTACAGTTTGGCATTCCCCCTGACGATATTTACACGACTTGTTGACTTATCACTGCGGTTATTCTGGCAGCTTCTTTACTTTGATCAGATTTTAATTCAAACATTGACGCACTTCATGCCCACACACAAAAAGTCGGCACCAAACTAGGTTTGCATGCGGATTTCTTGCCAATTCATACACAGCAAACAAAATTCACCAACATCTTTTACacattattaaaaaaaaatgtaagatAACTTTTTCTTAGTTCTATCTTATCATATCTATTTAACTTAAATGGGTTTAAATGGTGTTATAATATAGATATGATAAATGTGGGAAAAATAATGTTATGATGAGTTTAAAAACTCAAGTTGATAGAATGGGCGCTTGACTTGTTCTAGATAAAAAACTGTCAGCGGAATTAGTCACTTTGGTGAttttttggaagggaaatgaatcaagaaattataaaattttttttttagtaaaaataaaaaggaactgATGATTTTTTTTGAAGTGAGCATGTCTTTTACGTTTTTTAGCAAAAAAACTTTAAGAGCTAAGATTCGCTGATTCAGTTTGAGCAGGAGCTTAAGTATTTGCGTGtttgttattgattttagCCGGATTTGGCCGGCTCCGTTTGGACCTGACCCCCGTTCTTGCCCCCGCCCACGCCCCTGCTTGCCGCCCCCAGCACCCACATTCTGCTGACTGTCACGCGCGACCCATTTTTCACAGCTGGGAGCGGCCAAAACACGCGATTTACCCATATCCAAGTGGCGCCCGTCGACTGCCACATGTCATGACCAATGTGCCATGTCCTTTGGCTCTAATTAGCCCAGGCTCAGGCGAATCCTAACCGACCTTCGAGGGTTTTTGCATGCCCCACTGAAGGTGAGGTTCTTGAACTCTTTGGCCCAACTTCAACCCCAATCACCCCACCCACCCATTACGATTTTCTCGGTATTTAAAGTTCGCTTAATTGTTTGTTTTCCCCTCATAAGTCTCAATTAAACGCCTCTCGTATTCGAAGAATGCCATTGAATTCCCTTTTCCACGAACTCTTCCCAAATtatgaatttttaatttcttaataTGTGTTGGCAAACTAATTTGCATGATCTGCGATCTCAGATATCGCAGATGCTGCTGACAGTTCACAGTTGTTGGAGTGGTTAACATTGGCACTGgacaataataataacaacgTCTATAGTATAACCCCCCCCATACCTATAGCAGGTGGCTACTGGTATTATCATTATTTTTGTCATTTGTCAAATCAGCCAAagctaaaaaaagaaaacgattttttgctgtttgttttgttttaaagGTGAATTCCACTGTCGCTTTGAGTTATGGCCATTTTGCATAAATTAGGCGATggctttattttgttttaaaaattataaaacgaAGAAAAAACGCTTATACTCAAAGCAGACATTATTTCATAATGGATTTTTGACAGTGGATGATTTATGTGGAACAAGGGGAGATAAATTTAGACTTGAGAtgaattttcaattaaataattaaattgttaTCTTAATTAATTTCAGTCTCAGATGATAGAGGCACTAATGAAATGCAAAGATTTATCCATTCATAACCCTGTGGCTTAAATgtgtaaaatttttaaaagctttaaatGCTTTTTCGGAATTTTATTAGCTTGTAAATTATAGTTCTTCGACATTTATGAAATGAAAACAGAGACccattatataattttaatggTTTGATGTGAATATTATCCAATAACTTCACAACATTTTATGGCCTACCTGTAAACTTATGTTTAATGATGAATAACTCACAAATTGATTAAACTTGTATTGCCCATATAAAACATCACACTTGTTTTTAAAGTGTGTTTAATAGTCGTTAAAAGAATTGGGCCTTTAGCGCTGCGAGATACTTTTTatcttaaattttaaacttgATGATTAGaagatttattgatttaacaAAGCATTAATTTTGTAGATTTCTAACTAATTCCGAAACTAAAAGCATTCGAAGGGGAGgattttgttttcattgtGGATTTCGGTTCACTTTACATTAGTTTCGTTTGTCTgtttcattaaaaagttataaaaccTTATCAATTAACATACGAAAAAGCTCAGACAAAAATAGAAACCATAATAGAACATCAAGATATAAAACTGGCTTTTATGTgggttttttgtttgatttttatGTGATTTAAATGAACACCACATTTAAAATGGTCAGGGGTGGGGTTGGGGTATAAGGGGTTGGAATTCTAGCAAAGTGGTAGAAAAGGGGTGACGGGGAAATGgaaacaacaaaaattggCACACGAGACAACGGTTGAGTGATTTTTAATGTATTCGTGACAATAATTTTTGGGTGGTGCCGATATGGGGAATGGTTTTCAGGGGTTAAGGTAGGGGTTTTCTTTTTGCTGTGGGTGGCTGTGGGTGGTGGTAAAGGGGTGGCAAAAACACCATAAACTGTTTTGTATTTCCGTTTTATTTGcgttttattattgtttaattAGACCCTGGCATTCAACTATGAATGCCAaactttgtttgtttgctcCGCACAGTAGAAGCCAACCCCACCCCATAGTTTTTAGCACCCCCTTTACCCGTTTCACAACACAACTCCCCTTTGAATACCACCCACACAGCGAGAAATTCGTTCATAAAGCAAGTTTATTGTTCTAGGGCGGCAAAATTCAAATGCGAAACGGGCAAAAGAAAACAGGGGAACAAATTGCGTTGAAAAAAGAGAAAATATGAAGTAAAGATCCAGTGTGGGCTGTGAcatttcaagaaaaaaaaaaatgctaCAACAACTGAGACTGTTTCCAATGGGTCGTAGGTTGAGGCCGTCGTGTGGGCAAAGGCGATAAACAAACTGGATGTGCAAACACTGAGTGCGAAAAGTTGATGAATGGCCTATCCCCAGTGCAAGCAAATGGAAAAGTAAACAAGCCATATAGAAAAGATTATACctttgttaaaaattatatattttaactaCGAAAGATAAAAGGGGTCATAAAAATCAGGCTTTAAAGAATTTGTAAGGCAAGTCAGGTGATTGCTTTACAGCAATTTAAGGTCATTGGCTCTTAGAAACATTAATACGACCTTATATCGTAAGAGAACATCAATAAATCAACTTCGAAATGCGTGCAATGTGTCTAATGTTCCCACTCACTGTCTTTGGCGACTGTCACCTTCAAGTGCACTTATTTTAGCCAACTTTCAATAATTCAATTTTTGCACTTTCGTCTCCGTTCTCGGCTTTCAGTTCCTCCCACTTCTCGACAAATAATTTGTACCTGATGCACCTGCCACTGCACCTGCCAAGTGAATGACGCGCTTTGCAATTTGAGCACTCAAAGGTAGCAAATTgagtgaaaaaaaaataaaatgtaaagcGGCAAAATATTTACGATGACATGGCAGTCAAAGGTATTTCCGATTTGCTCCACCAACACCTCCACATCCACATCAACATCCACATCCAACTCAATTTTCTATTCAAATTGCCCCGTTGCAATAGATAATACAATCGGCTGAGCAAAGGAAAATCGGTAAGAAGGCAAGGCAAACGGGAAAATCGCACAAGTTCAAGGTCAATGCCATTGGCATTGTCGTGCTCTgtgattatatttttgtatctGCATCCAAACGTTATGTATCTGCACCTTGTGTATGGCAACAACTGCATCTGAAACAGCTGCTATTGCGACTGCCATTGCCAATTAGATCTGTCTGAAATTTGTCTCATTAGCCAGAGATTAATCTAATGCATTCGAATTTGACGTTACATTTAGCCCACTGAGTGGGTGGATGGCTCACCTGAGAACCATGCCAAAAGTAAATTGAAGGATCGGTGAAAAACAAGGGGGTTAAGTCGGAATTCGCGTAATTCTGGGAATCAGTTGTTTTAGATTTCACCAGAAAACAAAGGAAAATGTTACACATCTTAAAtgtagtttattttatttatgcatATATAGttcaaatttatatttatatgtagTTTATATTACTTAGAAAAAATCTCacattattttaatgcatacaTTTTCTTGTGGTTATTTATCTCAGTTTAAAAATGGGAATTACATATGACCATTGATCATTCACAAAACCAACCATATTTAGAGATAACCTCCAACAATTTCAAAGCCCCTTTAAAATGAGTCAAGATAAGCTGTTAATCACAAGACTTAAAGTAAAATTTCACCAGAGTatgaaaataaatgaattaaaaatacCCTCTGTGAGTTTTAACTAGTAATATTAAAAACGCAGTTTTAAATTCCTTAAATCTTCTGAGATAAGTAGGAATTTGAATGAAATTCCTTGAAATCTGTATGAGAGTTACATTTCTTGACTTGCTATAAATAAAACTGCGTCCTACTCTACAAAGTTAGGGTTGTTTTCAATGTAACGCCATTGCCTACCCCACTTTTCTCCTATATCCTCGTTTTTTCAGACAAAATGACGCATTTAGGAATTGAGTTCTTCGCAATCCCTATACTTTTTTTGTCGGGACTGGGATTCTCATATTTTTGGGGGTCGGGTCAGATTGCAATCCCTGCAATGCCAACGAGGGTGTGTTTGCTTTCGGCTACCCCTTTGATTGCCCGATTGCGTGGGCAGGGACAATGTATTTTTGAACAAGTTTGTCGCACCCGCGATTCGATAACAATTGTACTGGCTGTAGATAAGCCataaaaaaatacacattTCACCGAAAAATTTCAAATCATATCTGTGTAAGACACAGTTGTTTACCTGTATGCCGCAAAACCGGTTCGCAGATTCTTTTCACCTGGGCAAACTGCCAATCTGGGAGACGAGGTAAAAGTGCCAAATTGTATATCGTTTTAATGGGTTCCCTATGTGTGTAGTGCAATCAGAAAGCATAATCGAGGCAATCGACCATGAAACTGAGCAACAACTACGCAAACTATCTGTAAGATACATTTCCCATCGTACAGCCAATTGTGGGGCAGGAAGAGGTGAGGTGGCTTATTATACCCCTAGTATAAACAATAATAAGTTTTTTATGTCTTTTCAGTGGAAAAGTTTATACAGAATTTCCTGTTGCtaaaatatacaacaaatCGTTTTCAACATTGGATTACAGATGAAATATTGGTACATTTTTGTTGGATATGAAAGTTAGAGATACGAAACACTTTCAGTTTTCAATCATGTGAAATACTTTATTCCACATTTCTGTGTAAGAAAAAGAATAATTTGTGAAATCCAGTCCTTTTAACATTTcccatttcaatttaaatagtaaaaaaaaataattagtattaccttaaataaattattttaatttttatatctttAGATCAAAGTGCGTTTTGGAAAATTGTAACTCTTATTTTCACTTCATTTCACAATattaattttccttttttaaattttataaaaggATTCCATTGTGTAAGATCCATATTTTAGCACTTTACTATAAGTAAGATCCATCTTAGTTtacttatttatatattataagcaatattataaaaaaatcgaAGTTTTTTGTGATTTATTATTGCGCTTTGATTATATTGTTTTAACACTGGTATTTTGATTTCAGCTTTTGAACGCGCGACCGCGACGAACACAACTGAGTTATGAAAACTGAATGAAAAGCACAAAAGCAGAGCAAAGTAAACTTGTTTGCCGCCTGCCCACCCCAAAACCCAAACAAAAGGGGAGGGAAAGAGAGAGCAAAATAGAGAGAGTGATACAACAAATGGCTCTTTGAGcgtttttatttaacaacacTGGCAGTGAGAACAGGGCATTACCATCTGGTAAAAAAGCTTTTTGAAACTTGTTGCTCTTGTGTATTGTTTACGGAGGTCTCTTTCATTGTTTTCTCTCTctaaaaatacataaattaaaGACTCTTGAAAGAATTATAAAGTATCTAGAGAATACGTCGGTAAAGGAGAGTGTAATTGGTGATTTTAATTGCTTGAACTTCGGTTTCACTTCTCGTAGAGATCACCCTTCTTATCTTATGGTCTTTTACGACCCTCTCTTTCACTCCTCTACCATAATATCTCTTTCTCGCACACCCAGCCGTTGCAAATTTGAATTAAGGCTTCACCCTGTCTTATATCGTATCTCTTAATTGAGTTGAGCTGCACTTCAAGTGGACCGTGTGAGATCGGGGTTTTTCCCGCGTCTCGAAGAAAAATCATCTTAATTGAATTCATTCATAAATTACAGCTTTGAACTGGTCCAACAAGTTGCTATCTGGAAAACATCTATGAAATTGGTTCATAAAGTcagcaaattaaatgaaaggCTATTCGGAAAATGGTTTTTATTAATGGCACTTGGCTTATGGATAGGAATGCGATCACTGGTGAATCGTTTTTAAATGGATGTAAATAAAAGATTAATCCACCGAGATTTATCTATTGTAGTGAATTTTCAATAATTGCTTATTTCTTTGTAGGTTTGCCAATTAAAATACCAAAGGAACCAACCACATTTAAAGACATTTTCCAATTGTAATAACAACTTGCTCAATATCggcacagagaaaattctaacgttctcatctgagttgaaaatgttcttaaaaataaaacatttttgaacTGGCAGTATTTTCATAGTATATctcaacaaataaactattcTCCTATTCTTCTAACTCCAGCcagtagtgtatacttatcaaaaagttgttaaatgaactccatttaaattttatctTCTCACCCTTTCGTtttaatattgagaacattcataccacggtttttaagaacgaatgttctcaattcaagaacaatgttcttggaTATTTC is from Drosophila suzukii chromosome 3, CBGP_Dsuzu_IsoJpt1.0, whole genome shotgun sequence and encodes:
- the LOC108012910 gene encoding dyslexia-associated protein KIAA0319-like protein — its product is MVQLGRWSFNLLLLAFSMASAYADVTTQNALLGGNKKHKEVPDTAVGGAISPNLVCHKMLRHVFENATPRDEQQAGVFEEYKPPPDSVEPLEEEAYLWNCLQACCEKPRNATSACNVVLVFKGKCYHIRCQSNEACLPKLRVRMPNEKVQMVLVNPLGDATWPQLLKAEAAKQNAEILPYDEAALNFWKQPRRLGYLSRNQETPVYEDEDFPLADKRMNQMIFQPDETDVLANEELGYYDTNAKFTACDVETPCPPPQQCVPLQPNAVRGVCSCPEGFVWNKQRKCVMAAVPYSSYLTSNEAGQQEAAASENSPEVSAPPLKTEQSKDIVVSVMSKEVRLPEQEVTLAAFTVPDEQTSDTKYKYLWTLISQPKGPMNGTISDQSKSKVKLSNLSEGLYTFKVTVTGDNGTFGEATANVTVLPENRINQPPQVIISPREQIIRQPTTNAILDGSTSTDDDKITNWHWEVISGPIGYQPVLPEVNTLQLDLTSPGNYTFKLTVTDSNNVTNSTTATIAVLKETDYAPVANAGDAVILYLPNNNVTLNGTASSDDHEIVAWEWTKDASDEAKAVDMQNTRTPYVQLSNLEEGMYTFVLKVTDGSGQSSTAKVHVFVKPPTNSPPVAEAGTNTTTSLPINWVLLNGSESKDDIGIKSYMWRQLSGPNNAVILKSNSSIANATSLTLGLYEFELSVADENNNTATDTTWVKIVQERNAAPIANAGGDHTITLPATAIYFNGSKSWDDLAVVKYVWTRDEHSLAAGVIVADTDKEPVMILTNLVQGRYVFTLTVSDDQGLTSSDTVSVNVRRDPKLLNLVQMTLPMGISVLAQSELDSVVQKLQLLLGDENKIQVRELKYDLHTDATVLVFYVNDGQGKALDGLQVERQLRTQLQKDASILGAFAVDIRTTVCQNDCSGHGTCNPITRACICEAFWMPSAGYFFNNQEANCDWSILYVFVGVIVGCLLLSGVFWGIACACRQSKKPRLRQKVQKYSLIGNKDEEAANYSRNTSLTESETDSDVLFETRTKSNGLGKHKSHNSHSHGHGSSGGSLSSGREGHKYGTQKLGRKIKA